The nucleotide sequence CAGCATAGACCTATAAAAATAAGACCAAAGAGAAAAAGTCATGTGTCGCGGTTCAAAACAATGAAATTGAAAACTCACAGGAGGTGAGACGTGACAGTGAATATAGTCAATGTAAATGAGGTCATCGACAAGGCAAAATTTACGCCATTTCACTTTAATATTGTGTTCTGGTGTCTACTGATTATTCTTTTTGATGGCTACGACCTGGCAATTAATGGTGTAGCTTTACCGCTGTTAATGCAGGAATGGTCTTTATCTGCGGTTCAGGCTGGTATGCTGGCCAGTACGGCACTTGCTGGCATGATGTTCGGTGCCATGCTGTTTGGTACGTTGGCAGACAAGATTGGCCGTAAGAAAGTTATCATGATTTGTGTGCTGCTGTTTAGTGGCTTTACCTTTGCGGGTGGCTTTGCTTCAAACCCGACTGAATTCGGTGTATTGCGTTTCCTGGCTGGTTTAGGCATAGGCGGTGTTATGCCAAACCTGGTGGCCTTAACCTCTGAATACGCGCCTGCACGCTTACGTGCGACACTGGTCACCACCATGTTTAGTGGTTATGCCGTAGGTGGTGTGATGGCTGCTTTATTTGGTGCCTGGTTTACGCCTAATTTTGGTTGGGAAATCATGTTCTTTATCGCAGGAGTACCGTTACTGTTATTACCTGTGATCTGGAAATTCCTGCCTGAATCCCTGACCTTTTTGGTAAAAGCACAAAAGCATGAAAATGCGCGTCATATCATGCAGCGTCTGAATGATCAGTTGAACCTTTCAGAACAATCT is from Acinetobacter sp. ANC 7912 and encodes:
- a CDS encoding MFS transporter produces the protein MTVNIVNVNEVIDKAKFTPFHFNIVFWCLLIILFDGYDLAINGVALPLLMQEWSLSAVQAGMLASTALAGMMFGAMLFGTLADKIGRKKVIMICVLLFSGFTFAGGFASNPTEFGVLRFLAGLGIGGVMPNLVALTSEYAPARLRATLVTTMFSGYAVGGVMAALFGAWFTPNFGWEIMFFIAGVPLLLLPVIWKFLPESLTFLVKAQKHENARHIMQRLNDQLNLSEQSQLILSEVKVTEPAFVSSLFKQGRAGSTLLFWLAFFMCLLTLYALGSWLPKLMMAAGYSLGNSLMFLLAMNIGAVIGTVGGGILADKFHLKPVIITLCLSGAVALSLLGFNSPQPVIYLLVAVAGAAAIGGQILLYSYVAQYYPLTVRSTGIGWASAVGRSGAIVGPILIGMLLGMELPHQINFMAVGLPIVIVAIAVALIVRKDRVVDAHPVAEAKLKAVKA